A window of the Plasmodium vivax chromosome 12, whole genome shotgun sequence genome harbors these coding sequences:
- a CDS encoding WD domain, G-beta repeat domain containing protein (encoded by transcript PVX_118095A), whose translation MVKSYDRYEFEDCFGIVNSKTSNCVFLNSSSILSGHDECVSLWNIHEKEIKKKLTVPFTAPYYFFSYHVTQICINPKNKNMIAVGYVNGCIKVFDVELNKVCSTFSGHTAAISKLKFNEDGNYLCSCGKDTNVIMWDVVNDQGLFKLEGHTNIVNDVEFLKRKNNFVNNLVNNFVNNNLLISASKDCLIKVWDLNIQLCVQTVVDCEEEVTSILINETNTRLIAACNSAIKVYKIDILVGGHDKFSSSSRVYLSCLASIKRASSSRIQNMKMVFLIQSETHHDGLDVQEERLLYDGVDDKEEDGSGGNDGGDNPAESLPHEEKPNSDANQTDKHILSVIKKSLNREVKLCNRSSYCAEGDNNGVLLCCTNVKKIELYKINSVKNQKKSEKNKKKRILEKLKKKKKVILKEAKRIEKFKGTQSVDFINLMEKVKSLEEEIAVHGKYHFHTANDEVKFLFHYNCKFRLQYLDVHRRRKRDSCVYLLAAYVTNRLSVFQVNLLDVLTKRDEFVVRGAGGQEGGVPERGDEEERHGDEEGGDEGDDGDEGEGDDDEGDGEDSSHDDRSDDDERDGDPPPKGEAQGDRVMPAKIVEKKIYDYSKCFKETCEINKGHNSTVQFLNLSEKNELLVSICRKYVKVWNMRTFQNTITIHLEGCTNALFCEDDEYLLISDDAGYIYLYELRNIEERHSHKAHASGIISMCKNVRQNRFLSVGEESYLKVFELCWREGGGQESAQESGEESDGRDERDGRGERNGRGDLDEGDERDGKRQRSAKKRRRSGEAEAPPPELPSEGYTTGGKATQLSFNEADCYSLSDKVSCAIYSPNGKYICVGYMNNLIEVLYSDTLKLHLTLYGHSLPITCMDISKDNTVLASSSADKFLFLWNVEYGSITKRMHTNCDVLTKLLFFNKSNHLISVSRDGFIKMWDAIKFQCICTLDGNFGVLTSLAINAEDNYFLTSGTHRSIRCWSKREDDFIFLEEERDKELNLQIEKEAIRNDLAYPSSVEKNALLTKATIKTIETIKSSEKLIEYLDIIDEELTLIDVYYKNLTEYEEAKRKNELPDFVQPPNKVKPRPELLNKNPFEFIIEVMCHIKKNILHEVLISLPFSYAYKLLHYIKTYLMAFYFFQRIQNDYGRFKICGDLSFHVEYSINIVLSIVNIYRNQFLFDAKFRFLLYELHQLIIPHLRRSLDQCAFNQSTLSFLLHALDDELDEVTKR comes from the exons ATGGTAAAGTCGTACGACAGATACGAATTCGAGGACTGCTTCGGCATTGTCAACTCGAAGACGTCCAATTGCGTTTTTCTGAACAGTAGCAGCATTTTGTCAG GACATGACGAATGTGTAAGTCTATGGAACATCCACGAGAAGGAGATAAAGAAGAAGCTCACAGTGCCCTTCACCGCGCCGTATTATTTCTTCTCCTACCACGTGACGCAGATATGTATAAATCCGAAGAACAAAAACATGATCGCGGTGGGATACGTAAATGGATGCATCAAAGTGTTTGACGTAGAATTGAACAAAGTCTGCTCGACGTTTTCTGGTCATACGGCAGCTAtaagtaaattaaaatttaatgaagaTGGGAATTACTTATGCTCATGTGGAAAGGATACCAATGTGATTATGTGGGATGTGGTGAACGATCAAGGGCTGTTTAAGTTGGAAGGCCACACGAACATCGTTAACGACGTGGAGtttttgaaaaggaaaaataactttGTAAATAATcttgtaaataattttgtgaaTAACAATTTGCTGATCAGTGCGTCGAAAGATTGCCTCATCAAAGTTTGGGATTTAAACATTCAGCTGTGTGTGCAGACTGTGGTCGATTGTGAGGAGGAAGTTACTTCCATTCTGATTAACGAGACGAACACGAGGTTAATCGCCGCTTGCAATTCGGCCATAAAGGTGTACAAAATTGACATCCTTGTTGGGGGGCACGACAAGTTCAGCAGCTCCTCCAGGGTCTACCTCAGCTGCCTCGCCTCCATTAAGCGCGCAAGCAGCAGTAGGATTCAAAATATGAAGATGGTGTTTCTCATCCAGAGCGAGACCCACCACGATGGTCTCGATGTGCAGGAGGAGCGTTTGCTCTACGATGGGGTGGACGACAAGGAAGAGGATGGCAGTGGCGGTAACGATGGGGGTGACAACCCAGCGGAGAGTCTCCCCCACGAGGAGAAACCCAATTCGGACGCGAACCAGACGGACAAACACATTTTAAGCGTTATAAAGAAATCGCTGAACAGGGAAGTAAAATTATGCAACCGAAGCAGCTACTGCGCCGAGGGGGACAACAACGGGGTCCTCCTCTGCTGCacaaacgtaaaaaaaatcgagTTGTACAAAATAAACTCTGTAAAGAATCAGAAAAAAtccgaaaaaaataaaaaaaaaagaattttagaaaaactgaagaagaaaaaaaaagtcattttGAAGGAAGCCAAAAGgatagaaaaatttaaaggcACCCAAAGCGTAGATTTTATTAACTTAATGGAGAAGGTGAAAAGTctggaggaagaaattgCCGTCCATGGAAAGTATCATTTCCACACAGCCAATGATGAGGTGAAATTTCTGTTTCATTACAATTGCAAGTTCAGGCTGCAGTACCTGGACGTGCACcgcaggaggaagagggacTCCTGCGTCTACCTGCTCGCTGCGTACGTCACGAATCGGTTGAGCGTGTTCCAGGTGAACCTCCTCGACGTTTTGACCAAAAGGGATGAGTTCGTCGTGAGGGGGGCGGGCGGCCAGGAGGGGGGCGTCCCCGAGAGGGGTGACGAGGAAGAACGCCATGGTGACGAGGAAGGAGGCGACGAAGGTGATGATGGTGACGAAGGCGAAGGTGATGATGACGAAGGCGACGGTGAAGATAGCTCACACGACGATCGCTCAGACGATGACGAACGCGAcggggaccccccccccaagggcGAAGCACAGGGCGACCGCGTTATGCCCGCCAAAAtcgtggagaaaaaaatatatgactACTCCAAGTGCTTCAAGGAGACGTGCGAAATAAACAAAGGGCACAACAGCACGGTTCAGTTTTTGAACCTTTCCGAGAAGAACGAGCTGCTGGTGTCCATCTGCAGGAAGTACGTGAAGGTGTGGAACATGAGGACCTTCCAAAACACCATCACCATTCACCTGGAGGGGTGCACGAACGCGCTGTTTTGCGAAGACGACGAGTACCTGCTGATTAGCGATGACGCTGGGTATATTTACCTCTACGAATTGAGGAACATTGAAGAGAGGCACTCGCATAAGGCGCACGCGAGTGGGATCATCAGCATGTGCAAGAATGTGAGGCAGAACAGGTTTTTGTCCGTCGGGGAGGAGAGCTACCTGAAGGTGTTCGAGTTGTGCTGGCGGGAGGGGGGCGGCCAGGAGAGCGCCCAGGAGAGCGGCGAGGAGAGCGATGGAAGAGACGAACGCGATGGAAGAGGTGAACGCAACGGAAGAGGCGATCTCGACGAAGGAGACGAACGCGACGGAAAACGACAGAGGAGCGCGAAGAAGCGGCggagaagcggcgaagcagAAGCCCCGCCTCCAGAATTACCATCGGAGGGGTACACAACCGGGGGAAAGGCAACCCAGCTGAGCTTCAACGAAGCGGACTGCTACAGCCTAAGCGACAAAGTGAGCTGCGCAATTTACTCGCCCAACGGGAAGTACATCTGCGTGGGATATATGAATAACTTGATAGAGGTGCTCTACAGTGACACCCTGAAGCTGCACCTGACGCTGTACGGGCACAGTCTACCCATCACGTGCATGGATATATCGAAAGACAACACGGTGCTGGCCTCCAGCTCAGCAGATAagttcctcttcctctggAATGTAGAATACGGAAGCATCACGAAGAGGATGCATACGAACTGTGACGTACTCACCAAGTTGCTCTTCTTTAACAAAAGCAATCATCTGATCAGTGTGTCCAGAGATGGGTTCATAAAGATGTGGGACGCAATCAAATTCCAGTGCATCTGTACGCTTGATGGGAATTTTGGAGTGCTCACTTCGCTAGCCATAAATGCAGAGGACAATTATTTCTTAACTTCAGGAACGCACAGAAGTATAAGGTGCTGGTCGAAAAGAGAagatgattttatttttttggaagaggAAAGAGATAAAGAATTGAATCTgcaaattgaaaaggaagCCATCAGAAATGATTTAGCATACCCATCATctgtagaaaaaaatgctcttcTAACCAAGGCAACTATTAAAACGATCGAAACGATCAAATCCTCTGAGAAATTAATCGAATACTTGGACATAATTGATGAGGAATTAACCCTAATAGatgtttattataaaaatttaactgAGTATGAAGAAgctaaaaggaaaaatgagcTCCCAGATTTTGTTCAGCCTCCAAATAAGGTGAAACCGAGACCAGAGCTGCTAAATAAGAACCCGTTTGAATTTATCATTGAGGTTATGTGCCACAttaaaaagaacattttACATGAAGTGCTAATTTCTTTGCCCTTTTCCTATGCATACAAGCTGCTACACTATATCAAGACGTATTTGATGGcgttttatttcttccagCGCATTCAAAATGATTATGGCAGGTTTAAAATTTGTGGCGACTTGAGTTTCCACGTTGAGTACTCCATCAACATCGTGCTTTCCATCGTGAACATTTATCGGAACCAGTTTTTGTTTGACGCCAAATTCAGGTTCCTCCTCTACGAGCTGCACCAACTCATCATCCCGCACCTCAGGCGGTCCCTCGACCAGTGCGCCTTCAACCAGAGCACCCTCAGCTTCCTGCTGCACGCGCTGGACGATGAGCTGGATGAGGTGACAAAGCGGTGA